The following are from one region of the Paracoccus sp. S3-43 genome:
- the argF gene encoding ornithine carbamoyltransferase: MKHFLDIHTTGKAELRSIIDQALAMKTARHDRPKGAPDDHQPLAGRMVALIFEKPSTRTRVSFDVGVRQMGGQTMVLSGKEMQLGHGETIADTARVLSRYVDLIMIRTFEEATLLEMAEYATVPVINGLTNRTHPCQIMADVMTFEEHRGPIAGKKVVWIGDGNNVCASVIHGAGQFGYDFTFSGPPTLDPEPQALDFARAQGVRAEIVRDPAKAVEGADLVIADTWVSMHDPQSAKERRHNQLRGYQVNEALMAQARPESLFMHCLPAHREDEVTSAVMDGPHSVIWDEAENRLHAQKAVMRWCLGV; this comes from the coding sequence ATGAAGCATTTTCTGGACATCCATACCACCGGCAAGGCGGAACTGCGGTCGATCATCGACCAGGCGCTTGCCATGAAGACCGCCCGCCACGACCGCCCCAAGGGCGCGCCCGACGACCACCAGCCGCTGGCGGGCCGGATGGTCGCGCTGATCTTCGAGAAACCCTCGACCCGCACCCGCGTCAGCTTCGACGTGGGCGTGCGCCAGATGGGCGGGCAGACCATGGTCCTGTCGGGCAAGGAAATGCAGCTGGGCCATGGCGAGACCATCGCCGACACCGCCCGCGTGCTGTCGCGCTATGTCGACCTGATCATGATCCGCACCTTCGAGGAAGCGACCCTGCTGGAGATGGCGGAATACGCCACCGTCCCGGTCATCAACGGGCTGACCAACCGCACCCATCCCTGCCAGATCATGGCCGACGTGATGACCTTCGAGGAACATCGCGGTCCCATCGCGGGCAAGAAGGTGGTCTGGATCGGCGATGGCAACAATGTCTGCGCCAGCGTGATCCACGGCGCGGGCCAGTTCGGCTATGACTTCACCTTCAGCGGCCCGCCCACGCTGGATCCCGAACCCCAGGCGCTGGACTTCGCCCGCGCCCAGGGCGTCCGGGCCGAGATCGTGCGCGACCCCGCGAAGGCCGTCGAGGGCGCGGACCTGGTGATCGCCGATACCTGGGTGTCGATGCACGACCCGCAATCGGCCAAGGAGCGCCGCCACAACCAGCTGCGCGGCTATCAGGTGAACGAGGCGCTGATGGCCCAGGCCCGGCCGGAATCGCTGTTCATGCACTGCCTGCCCGCCCATCGCGAGGACGAGGTGACAAGCGCCGTCATGGACGGCCCGCATTCGGTGATCTGGGACGAGGCCGAGAACCGCCTGCACGCCCAGAAGGCCGTGATGCGGTGGTGCCTGGGCGTCTGA
- a CDS encoding PhoX family phosphatase, with amino-acid sequence MRDQQTRNIFRTSKLEEADGPGLNPTKNRTMGEIIAARFSRRGFLKGSMAVTAISATVSPIALLSATDAQAQGRVEGSAFDFPEVTAGVDANHHVAEGYDADVLLRWGDKVFADAPEFDPTNQSEAAQERQFGYNNDFVGFIPLDGANDRGLLVVNHEYTNEHLMFPGIVTIKDGEIEVSEADETRVNVEMAAHGGTIIEIRKVDGKWQPVLDGALNRRITAKTEMQLSGPAAGHARLQTVADPSGRKVFGTINNCAGGVTPWGTYIMAEENIHGYFLGTLPEGHREAANYERLGIPESTYAWGNFHDRFDLSKDPNEPNRFGWIVEVDVRDPNSTPKKRTALGRFKHEGAESVVAKDGRVVFYLGDDERFDYVYKFVTAGKFNPDDRAANMDLLDEGTLYVARFHDDGRVEWLPLVQGEGPLTAENGFESQADVLIEARRAADLLEATPMDRPEDIQPNPVTGRAYVMLTNNTKRKEADAANPRVENVFGHIIEIIEKDSDFTATEGSWEILVKCGDPSIADVGATFSTETTVNGWFGMPDNAAVDSDGRLWVSTDGNSMSDTGRTDGLWAVDTEGTARGTSRLFYRVPVGAEMCGPCIIGDMSTFFVAVQHPGDGGDDWEGHGRASYYEDLSTRWPDFDDAMPVRPAVVAITKQGGGRIG; translated from the coding sequence ATGCGTGACCAGCAAACCCGAAACATCTTCCGCACCAGCAAGCTTGAAGAGGCCGACGGCCCCGGCCTGAACCCCACCAAGAACCGCACGATGGGCGAAATCATCGCCGCCCGCTTTTCCCGCCGCGGCTTCCTGAAAGGCTCGATGGCGGTGACGGCGATCTCGGCCACGGTCAGTCCCATCGCATTGCTGTCCGCGACCGACGCCCAGGCCCAGGGCCGCGTCGAAGGCTCGGCCTTCGACTTCCCCGAGGTCACCGCGGGCGTCGATGCCAACCACCATGTCGCCGAGGGCTATGACGCCGACGTCCTGCTGCGTTGGGGCGACAAGGTGTTCGCCGACGCGCCGGAATTCGATCCGACGAACCAGTCCGAAGCCGCGCAGGAACGCCAGTTCGGCTATAACAACGACTTCGTGGGCTTCATCCCGCTGGACGGCGCGAACGACCGGGGCCTGCTGGTCGTGAACCACGAATACACCAACGAACACCTGATGTTCCCCGGCATCGTCACCATCAAGGATGGCGAGATCGAGGTGTCCGAGGCCGACGAGACCCGCGTCAACGTCGAGATGGCGGCCCATGGCGGCACGATCATCGAGATCCGCAAGGTGGACGGCAAATGGCAGCCGGTGCTGGACGGCGCCCTGAACCGCCGCATCACCGCCAAGACGGAAATGCAGCTGTCCGGCCCGGCGGCGGGTCACGCGCGCCTGCAAACCGTGGCCGATCCCTCGGGCCGCAAGGTCTTCGGCACCATCAACAACTGCGCGGGCGGCGTGACGCCCTGGGGCACCTACATCATGGCCGAGGAGAACATCCACGGCTATTTCCTGGGCACCCTGCCCGAGGGCCATCGGGAAGCCGCGAACTACGAACGCCTGGGCATCCCGGAATCGACCTATGCCTGGGGCAACTTCCACGACCGCTTCGACCTGTCCAAGGATCCGAACGAACCCAACCGCTTCGGCTGGATCGTCGAGGTTGATGTGCGGGATCCGAACTCGACGCCCAAGAAACGCACCGCGCTTGGCCGCTTCAAGCACGAGGGCGCCGAAAGCGTGGTGGCCAAGGACGGCCGCGTGGTCTTCTATCTGGGCGACGACGAACGCTTCGATTACGTCTACAAGTTCGTGACGGCGGGCAAGTTCAACCCCGACGACCGTGCCGCGAACATGGACCTGTTGGACGAGGGCACCCTGTATGTCGCGCGGTTCCACGACGATGGCCGGGTCGAATGGCTGCCGCTGGTCCAGGGCGAAGGCCCGCTGACGGCCGAGAACGGCTTCGAAAGCCAGGCCGATGTCCTGATCGAGGCCCGCCGCGCCGCCGACCTGCTGGAAGCGACGCCGATGGACCGCCCCGAGGACATCCAGCCGAACCCGGTCACCGGCCGCGCCTATGTGATGCTGACCAACAACACCAAGCGCAAGGAAGCGGACGCCGCCAACCCGCGCGTGGAAAACGTCTTCGGCCATATCATCGAGATCATCGAAAAGGACAGCGACTTCACCGCGACGGAAGGCAGCTGGGAAATCCTGGTGAAATGCGGCGACCCCTCGATTGCCGACGTCGGAGCGACCTTCTCGACCGAAACCACGGTGAACGGCTGGTTCGGGATGCCCGACAACGCCGCCGTGGACAGCGACGGGCGGCTGTGGGTGTCGACCGACGGCAACTCGATGTCCGACACGGGCCGGACGGACGGGCTGTGGGCGGTGGATACCGAAGGGACGGCGCGCGGCACCTCGCGGCTGTTCTATCGCGTCCCGGTCGGGGCCGAGATGTGCGGCCCCTGCATCATCGGCGACATGAGCACCTTCTTCGTGGCCGTCCAGCATCCGGGCGATGGCGGCGACGACTGGGAAGGCCATGGCCGCGCGTCCTATTACGAGGATCTGTCGACCCGCTGGCCGGATTTCGACGACGCGATGCCGGTGCGCCCGGCGGTCGTGGCGATCACCAAGCAGGGCGGCGGCCGGATCGGCTGA
- a CDS encoding phosphoenolpyruvate carboxykinase: MMATRVNPNCKLEDQGFEGLGRVYYNLLEPALMTEAVARGEGTLGLGGTFLVSTGAHTGRSPKDKFVVRTPEVEDTIWWENNKPMAPEAFDRLYADMLAHMKGRDYFVQDLFGGADADNRLDVRVVTELAWHGLFIRHLLRRPAAEELATFAPDFTIINCPGFKADPERHGCRSETVIALNFAKKLILIGNTAYAGENKKSVFTLLNYLLPAKGIMPMHCSANHAIGDPDDSAIFFGLSGTGKTTLSADPSRILIGDDEHGWSDKGIFNFEGGCYAKTINLSAKAEPEIYATCSRFGTVIENMVADPDTLELDFEDNSITDNMRCAYPLEAISNASPTSLGGHPKNVIMLTCDAYGVLPPIARLTPAQAMYHFLSGFTSKTPGTEVGVTEPIPTFSTCFGAPFMPRRPEVYGKLLQEKIAQHGASCWLVNTGWTGGAFGVGKRMPIAATRALLAAALDGSLNDVEFRKDPNFGFEVPVSVPGVEDKLLDPRQTWADPAAYDAQAAKLVQMFSDNFAQYLDGIDDEVRAAAIG; the protein is encoded by the coding sequence ATCATGGCCACCCGCGTAAACCCGAATTGCAAGCTTGAGGACCAGGGGTTCGAGGGCCTCGGCCGGGTTTATTACAACCTGCTGGAACCCGCCCTGATGACCGAGGCCGTCGCGCGCGGCGAAGGCACGCTGGGCCTGGGCGGCACCTTCCTGGTGTCCACCGGCGCCCATACCGGCCGTTCGCCCAAGGACAAGTTCGTGGTCCGCACGCCCGAGGTCGAAGACACGATCTGGTGGGAAAACAACAAGCCGATGGCGCCCGAGGCGTTCGATCGCCTGTATGCCGACATGCTGGCGCATATGAAGGGCCGCGATTACTTCGTGCAGGATCTGTTCGGCGGCGCCGATGCCGACAACCGCCTGGACGTGCGCGTCGTGACGGAACTGGCCTGGCACGGCCTGTTCATCCGCCACCTGCTGCGCCGCCCCGCGGCCGAGGAACTGGCAACCTTCGCCCCCGACTTCACCATCATCAACTGCCCCGGCTTCAAGGCCGATCCCGAACGCCACGGCTGCCGGTCGGAAACGGTGATCGCGCTGAACTTCGCCAAGAAGCTGATCCTGATCGGCAACACCGCCTATGCCGGCGAGAACAAGAAGTCGGTCTTCACGCTGCTGAACTATCTGCTGCCCGCCAAGGGCATCATGCCGATGCACTGTTCCGCCAACCACGCCATCGGCGATCCCGATGACAGCGCGATCTTCTTCGGCCTGTCGGGCACCGGCAAGACCACCCTGTCGGCCGATCCGTCGCGGATCCTGATCGGCGACGACGAACATGGCTGGTCGGACAAGGGCATCTTCAACTTCGAAGGCGGCTGCTACGCCAAGACCATCAACCTGTCGGCCAAGGCCGAGCCGGAGATCTATGCCACCTGCTCGCGCTTCGGCACGGTGATCGAGAACATGGTCGCCGATCCCGACACGCTGGAACTGGATTTCGAGGACAACTCGATCACCGACAACATGCGCTGCGCCTATCCGCTGGAAGCGATCAGCAATGCCTCGCCCACCAGCCTGGGCGGGCATCCGAAGAACGTCATCATGCTGACCTGCGACGCCTATGGCGTGCTGCCGCCGATCGCGCGGCTGACCCCGGCGCAGGCGATGTATCACTTCCTGTCGGGCTTCACCTCCAAGACGCCGGGCACCGAGGTCGGCGTGACCGAGCCGATCCCGACCTTCTCGACCTGCTTCGGCGCGCCCTTCATGCCGCGCCGACCCGAGGTTTACGGAAAGCTGCTTCAGGAAAAGATCGCCCAGCACGGCGCAAGCTGCTGGCTGGTCAATACCGGCTGGACCGGCGGGGCGTTTGGTGTCGGCAAGCGGATGCCCATCGCCGCGACCCGCGCCCTGCTGGCGGCCGCCCTGGACGGCAGCCTGAACGATGTGGAGTTCCGCAAGGATCCGAATTTCGGCTTCGAGGTTCCGGTGTCGGTGCCGGGGGTCGAGGACAAGCTGCTGGATCCGCGCCAGACCTGGGCCGATCCCGCCGCCTATGACGCGCAGGCCGCGAAGCTGGTGCAGATGTTCAGCGACAACTTCGCGCAATATCTGGACGGCATCGATGACGAGGTTCGCGCGGCGGCCATCGGCTGA
- a CDS encoding HPr kinase/phosphatase C-terminal domain-containing protein codes for MQLHASTIAMDGAGLVILGPSGAGKSTLALDLMAVGAMLVADDRTDLRREGPDIIASCPPALSGRIEARGIGILRADPAGPVRVAQVVDLGAAAGDRLPQSRSYDVLGVGLPLVTGPYRPHLHAALRQLLLGGRVA; via the coding sequence GTGCAACTTCACGCATCCACCATTGCCATGGACGGCGCCGGTCTGGTGATCCTGGGACCATCGGGCGCGGGCAAGTCGACCCTCGCCCTGGATCTGATGGCGGTGGGGGCGATGCTGGTGGCCGACGACCGCACCGACCTGCGCCGCGAGGGGCCGGACATCATCGCCAGTTGCCCGCCCGCGCTGTCGGGCCGGATCGAGGCGCGGGGCATCGGCATCCTGCGCGCCGACCCCGCCGGGCCGGTCAGGGTCGCGCAGGTGGTCGATCTGGGCGCGGCGGCTGGGGATCGGCTGCCACAGTCGCGCAGCTATGATGTGCTCGGGGTGGGCTTGCCTCTTGTCACAGGCCCCTATCGTCCGCATCTTCATGCTGCGCTGCGGCAGCTGTTGCTGGGCGGGCGCGTTGCATGA
- the rapZ gene encoding RNase adapter RapZ, with translation MDDDPIKTHDPAAPPDGAQRLVLVTGPSGAGRSTAINVLEDLGFEAIDNLPLSLIPRLLDGPSRPEPLALGLDVRNRDFSASNVIELIDKLTRDPRYAPEVLFLDCAPEVLERRYNETRRRHPLSPDSAPAAGVTAEIDLLQPIRVRADVLVDTSDLSPHDLKAELTRWFDIRQDGRLSVSLHSFSYKRGVPRGIDMMFDCRFLTNPHWEPALRPLTGRDPQVQAYVEDDSRFAEFLRRVCEMILFLLPAYVEEGKSHLAVGFGCTGGQHRSVTLVEKVAPALAKAGWRVSIRHRELERRIPAPSSLGDAAGVPQETARLRAVERGGTR, from the coding sequence TTGGACGATGACCCCATCAAGACCCATGATCCCGCCGCCCCCCCGGACGGGGCGCAGCGGCTGGTCCTGGTCACGGGTCCGTCCGGCGCGGGTCGGTCCACCGCCATCAACGTGCTGGAGGATCTGGGGTTCGAGGCGATCGACAACCTGCCCCTGTCGCTGATCCCGCGCCTGCTGGACGGGCCAAGCCGTCCCGAACCGCTGGCGCTTGGCCTGGACGTGCGCAACCGCGATTTTTCGGCCAGCAACGTGATCGAACTGATCGACAAGCTGACCCGCGACCCCCGCTATGCCCCCGAGGTTCTGTTCCTGGACTGCGCCCCCGAGGTGCTGGAGCGGCGCTATAACGAGACCCGCCGCCGCCATCCGCTGTCGCCCGACAGCGCGCCCGCAGCGGGGGTGACGGCGGAAATCGACCTGTTGCAGCCGATCCGGGTGCGGGCCGATGTGCTGGTGGACACTTCGGATCTGTCGCCCCACGATCTGAAGGCGGAACTGACGCGGTGGTTCGACATCCGCCAGGACGGCAGGCTCAGCGTGTCGCTGCATTCCTTCAGCTACAAGCGCGGGGTGCCGCGCGGCATCGACATGATGTTCGACTGCCGCTTTCTGACCAACCCGCATTGGGAACCGGCGCTGCGCCCGCTGACCGGCCGCGATCCCCAGGTCCAGGCCTATGTCGAGGATGATTCGCGCTTTGCGGAGTTCCTTCGCCGCGTGTGCGAGATGATCCTGTTTCTGCTTCCGGCCTATGTCGAGGAAGGAAAATCCCATCTGGCGGTCGGATTCGGGTGCACGGGCGGGCAACATCGTTCCGTCACTTTGGTGGAAAAGGTGGCCCCCGCGCTTGCGAAGGCGGGCTGGCGGGTGTCAATAAGGCACAGGGAACTTGAACGTCGCATCCCGGCGCCGTCTTCCTTGGGGGATGCCGCGGGCGTTCCCCAGGAAACGGCCCGGCTGCGCGCTGTTGAACGTGGTGGAACGCGTTGA
- a CDS encoding PTS fructose transporter subunit IIA encodes MIGIVIVAHGGLAKEYLLAVEHVVGPQSGIAAVAIEDDHDRAAKTAEIQAAANAVDDGNGVVVVTDLFGGSPSNLSLPACAVRDRTILYGANLPMLVKLAKSRHLPVPDAVAFAKEAGRKYINSYNVPVEAAFDTGSRFG; translated from the coding sequence TTGATTGGAATCGTGATCGTGGCGCATGGCGGCCTGGCCAAGGAATATCTTCTGGCCGTCGAACATGTGGTGGGTCCGCAAAGCGGCATCGCCGCCGTCGCGATCGAGGACGATCACGACCGCGCGGCCAAGACGGCGGAAATTCAGGCGGCGGCCAATGCGGTGGACGACGGCAATGGCGTGGTGGTGGTGACGGATCTGTTCGGCGGATCGCCCTCGAACCTGTCGCTGCCCGCCTGCGCCGTGCGCGACCGCACGATCCTCTATGGCGCCAACCTGCCGATGCTGGTCAAGCTGGCCAAGTCGCGCCACCTGCCGGTTCCCGACGCCGTGGCCTTCGCCAAGGAGGCGGGGCGGAAATACATCAACTCGTACAATGTCCCGGTCGAGGCGGCGTTCGACACGGGTTCGCGCTTCGGATGA
- a CDS encoding HPr family phosphocarrier protein yields the protein MTGPVTRRLAIINEKGLHARASAKFVDLVERFDAQAQVEKDGMTVSGDSIMGLLMLTAPRGSQITVTTSGPDAAALADALESLVSDYFGEGM from the coding sequence ATGACAGGCCCGGTCACGCGCCGGCTGGCGATCATCAACGAAAAGGGCCTTCACGCCCGCGCCAGCGCCAAGTTCGTGGACCTTGTCGAACGGTTCGACGCCCAGGCGCAGGTCGAAAAGGACGGTATGACCGTGTCGGGCGATTCGATCATGGGCCTTCTGATGCTGACCGCGCCGCGCGGCAGCCAGATCACGGTGACGACCAGCGGTCCCGATGCCGCGGCCCTGGCCGATGCGCTTGAATCCCTGGTGTCGGATTATTTCGGCGAAGGCATGTAG
- a CDS encoding TetR/AcrR family transcriptional regulator — protein MPDRKTYHHGNLRQALVDATAALIQETGPLAFTLSEAARRAGVSPAAPYRHFKGREDLLEEVARQGFLDFADRLERAFDGGRPRPLAAFMRMGQAYLDFAAEKPGHYMAMFESGLSIAGNADLSAASERAQRALIDAAEIMARRLPADRRPPARMVANHIWALSHGVVELFSRGKPGGRSPVSPSEMLESGALIYLRGLGLIGE, from the coding sequence GTGCCCGACCGCAAGACCTATCACCACGGCAACCTGCGCCAGGCGCTTGTCGATGCGACCGCCGCGCTGATTCAGGAAACCGGCCCCCTGGCCTTCACCCTGTCCGAGGCCGCGCGCCGCGCCGGCGTATCGCCCGCCGCCCCCTATCGCCATTTCAAGGGCCGCGAGGACCTGCTGGAGGAGGTGGCGCGGCAGGGTTTCCTGGATTTCGCGGACCGGCTGGAACGGGCGTTCGACGGCGGCCGGCCCCGGCCCTTGGCCGCCTTCATGCGGATGGGGCAGGCCTATCTGGATTTCGCCGCCGAAAAACCGGGCCATTACATGGCGATGTTCGAATCCGGCCTGTCGATCGCCGGGAATGCCGATCTGTCGGCGGCGTCCGAACGGGCGCAGCGGGCGCTGATCGACGCGGCCGAGATCATGGCCCGCCGCCTGCCCGCCGACCGCCGCCCGCCCGCGCGCATGGTCGCCAACCATATCTGGGCGCTGAGCCATGGCGTGGTCGAACTGTTTTCCCGCGGCAAGCCCGGCGGGCGCAGTCCCGTCAGCCCGTCCGAGATGCTGGAAAGCGGCGCCCTGATCTATCTGCGCGGGCTGGGCCTGATCGGCGAATAA
- a CDS encoding DUF2852 domain-containing protein — translation MPAYPATSRVSGALTRARDWLDERGKPAWLVAMILGFVFFWPLGLALLAYMIWSKRMFGCSARTRARYHAPSTGNSAFDAYREETLKRLEDEHREFVDFLQKLREAKDKAEFDQFMQNRGDKADA, via the coding sequence ATGCCCGCCTATCCCGCGACCTCGCGCGTCTCTGGCGCGCTGACCCGCGCCCGCGACTGGCTGGACGAACGCGGCAAGCCGGCCTGGCTTGTCGCCATGATCCTTGGTTTCGTGTTCTTCTGGCCGCTCGGCCTTGCCCTTCTGGCCTATATGATCTGGAGCAAACGCATGTTTGGTTGCAGCGCCCGCACCCGCGCCCGCTATCACGCCCCGTCCACCGGCAACAGCGCCTTCGACGCCTATCGCGAGGAAACGCTGAAGCGGCTTGAGGACGAGCACCGCGAATTCGTGGATTTCCTGCAAAAGCTGCGCGAGGCCAAGGACAAGGCCGAATTCGACCAGTTCATGCAGAACCGCGGCGACAAGGCCGACGCCTGA
- the betC gene encoding choline-sulfatase: MKPNILILMADQLSGVLFPDGPAPFLHTPNLRRLAERSTRFANAYTGSPLCAPARASFMSGQLPRRTRVYDNAAEFASDIPTYAHHLRRAGYQTCLSGKMHFVGPDQLHGFEERLTTDIYPADFGWTPDYRKPAERIDWWYHNLGSVTGAGVAEITNQYEYDDEVAFNACRKLYDLSRGRDGRPWCLTVSFTHPHDPFVARRRYWDLYKGAPELEPPAAIPYDDMDPHSRRLMDACDWRSFDITADHVRRARQGYFANITYVDEKIGEILDVLDRTRQDAIVLFLSDHGEMLGERGLWFKMNFFEGSARVPLMIAAPGMAPGRVDRPVSTIDVLPTLCDLAGLPMDEIAPWTDGRSLARGTGRGPVPMEYAAEGSVAPMVAIRDGRWKYIACNADPEMLFDLETDPGERDNVAGDPGHAVPLAHLRVLAMERWDLDAYDDEVRQSQARRWIVYEALRNGAYYPWDYQPLQQASERYMRNHMDLNVLEENQRFPRGE; the protein is encoded by the coding sequence TTGAAGCCGAATATCCTGATCCTGATGGCGGACCAGCTGTCGGGGGTGCTGTTCCCCGACGGCCCGGCCCCTTTCCTGCATACGCCGAACCTTCGCCGCCTGGCCGAACGCTCCACCCGCTTCGCCAACGCCTATACCGGCAGCCCGCTTTGCGCGCCCGCGCGGGCCAGCTTCATGTCGGGGCAGTTGCCGCGCCGCACGCGGGTTTATGACAACGCGGCGGAATTCGCCTCCGACATCCCCACCTATGCCCATCACCTGCGCCGGGCGGGATACCAGACCTGCCTGTCGGGCAAGATGCATTTCGTCGGCCCCGACCAGCTTCACGGCTTCGAGGAGCGGCTGACCACCGACATCTATCCCGCCGATTTCGGCTGGACGCCCGATTACCGCAAACCGGCTGAGCGGATCGACTGGTGGTATCACAACCTGGGTTCCGTCACCGGCGCGGGCGTGGCCGAGATCACCAACCAGTACGAATACGACGACGAGGTGGCCTTCAACGCCTGCCGCAAGCTCTATGACCTGTCGCGCGGGCGGGACGGCCGGCCTTGGTGCCTGACCGTCAGCTTCACCCATCCGCACGACCCCTTCGTGGCGCGGCGCCGGTATTGGGATCTCTACAAGGGCGCACCGGAGCTGGAGCCGCCCGCTGCGATCCCCTATGACGACATGGATCCCCATTCGCGGCGGCTGATGGATGCCTGCGACTGGCGGTCCTTCGACATCACCGCCGATCATGTCCGCCGCGCGCGGCAGGGCTATTTCGCCAATATCACCTATGTGGACGAAAAGATCGGCGAGATCCTGGACGTGCTGGACCGCACCCGGCAGGACGCCATCGTCCTGTTCCTGTCCGACCATGGCGAGATGCTGGGCGAACGCGGCCTGTGGTTCAAGATGAACTTCTTCGAAGGATCGGCCCGCGTGCCGCTGATGATCGCGGCGCCCGGCATGGCGCCGGGCCGCGTCGACCGGCCGGTCAGCACCATCGACGTGCTGCCGACGCTCTGCGACCTGGCGGGCCTGCCGATGGACGAGATCGCGCCCTGGACGGATGGCCGGTCGCTGGCGCGGGGGACCGGGCGCGGCCCGGTGCCGATGGAATACGCGGCCGAGGGCAGCGTGGCGCCGATGGTGGCGATCCGCGACGGGCGGTGGAAATACATCGCCTGCAATGCCGATCCGGAAATGCTGTTCGACCTGGAAACCGACCCCGGCGAACGCGACAACGTGGCGGGCGATCCCGGCCATGCGGTGCCGCTGGCGCATCTGCGCGTCCTGGCGATGGAACGCTGGGATCTGGATGCCTATGACGACGAGGTGCGCCAGTCCCAGGCCCGCCGCTGGATCGTCTATGAGGCGCTGCGCAACGGGGCCTATTACCCCTGGGATTATCAGCCGTTGCAGCAGGCGTCGGAACGATACATGCGCAACCACATGGACCTGAACGTGCTGGAGGAAAACCAGCGGTTCCCGCGCGGGGAATAG
- the choX gene encoding choline ABC transporter substrate-binding protein, giving the protein MKALTMTAALLAATALPALADDPATCSTVRYSDPGWTDITATNGVAAVLLDSLGYTPDIATLSVPVGYEALKNGQTDLFLGNWMPAQQKFRDDLDAAGTIQVLAQNLEGAKFTLAVNKAGADAGVADFADLDARRDAFGGKIYGIEPGAPANQSIQAMIEADEFGLGDWELVESGEQAMLAQVSRSGDTPVVFLAWAPHPMNEAIDITYLSGGDKQFGPDFGGATVHTLARKEWVAACPNAARLFSQLVFDVPMENVLMGKILDDGADAKDAAKEWLAQNPEAIDTWLDGVTTLDGQPGAEAVKDAVAG; this is encoded by the coding sequence ATGAAGGCCCTGACCATGACGGCCGCCCTGCTGGCGGCGACGGCCCTGCCCGCCCTGGCGGATGACCCGGCGACCTGCAGCACCGTGCGCTATTCCGATCCGGGCTGGACCGACATCACCGCCACCAATGGCGTGGCGGCGGTCCTGCTGGACTCGCTGGGCTATACCCCCGACATCGCCACCCTGTCGGTGCCGGTGGGCTATGAGGCGCTGAAGAACGGCCAGACGGACCTGTTCCTGGGCAACTGGATGCCCGCGCAACAGAAGTTCCGCGACGACCTGGATGCGGCGGGCACCATCCAGGTGCTGGCGCAGAACCTGGAAGGCGCCAAGTTCACGCTGGCCGTCAACAAGGCGGGCGCCGATGCGGGCGTCGCGGATTTCGCCGATCTGGACGCGCGGAGGGACGCCTTTGGCGGCAAGATCTATGGGATCGAACCGGGCGCGCCCGCGAACCAGTCGATCCAGGCGATGATCGAGGCCGACGAATTCGGCCTGGGCGACTGGGAACTGGTCGAATCCGGCGAACAGGCGATGCTGGCCCAGGTCAGCCGCAGCGGCGACACGCCGGTCGTGTTCCTGGCCTGGGCGCCCCATCCGATGAACGAGGCCATCGACATCACCTATCTGTCGGGCGGCGACAAGCAGTTCGGTCCCGATTTCGGCGGCGCGACCGTCCATACCCTGGCGCGCAAGGAATGGGTCGCGGCCTGCCCCAACGCGGCCAGGCTGTTCAGCCAACTGGTCTTCGACGTGCCGATGGAAAACGTGCTGATGGGCAAGATCCTGGACGACGGCGCCGATGCCAAGGACGCCGCGAAGGAATGGCTGGCCCAGAACCCCGAGGCCATCGACACATGGCTGGACGGCGTGACCACGCTGGACGGTCAGCCGGGCGCCGAGGCGGTCAAGGACGCCGTTGCCGGGTGA